DNA from Candidatus Methylomirabilota bacterium:
TTCCCGATGACCCCCAGCGGGAAGATCCAGAAGTACCGGCTGCGGGAAGCGATCGCCAGCAAGCTGGGATTGCCGCCGGTGCGCTGAACGCTTCAGGGAATTTCTCCCCGGCCTGGGATTTCTCCCGGACCGAAATCCCGGCTCACGGGGAGGAGGCGTCTGCTAACGCATTGTTTGTACGTGCCGGCCCGCCTGGCCTCACTGTTGCGTTCGGACGTCGGCCATGACGACCAATGGATCGGCCCCCAACAGTGTCGCGAATGGCAGTCTGGTCATCGCCGGCGACGACCCGTCGTTCCGGCGCCGCGTGCTCGAGACGCTGGACCCCGAAGATCCCGGTAAGGTCGCCGAGGTCGCGGCCCGTCCGGGCCTCTACCACGAAGTCGCCGCGCTCGCGCCGTCGATCATTCTGTACGATGTGGGCCCGCGGACCGACATCGATGCCCTGGGGATGGTGTCGGCGCTGAGCGCCCTGAGCAAGGTCATCGTCCTGGCCGATGTCGACAACGACGCGCTGGCGCTCGAGGCCCTCAAGGCGGGTGCCAGTGGCTTCTGCCCGCGGGACACTCCGCCCGAGCTCATGCAGAAGGCGGTGCGGCTCGTCCAGGCGGGTGAGGTGTGGGTCGGGCGGCGGGTACTGCTGCGCCTGATCGAGGAGCTGACCCATGAGTCCCCGGGCCGCGGACGCAGCCGCGCCGGCGTCCGGAGGGGGCACCCCCTGGAGACCTTGGCCTGACGGTAGGTAGCGCGCCTGCCGATTGGACGTAGCGGCGCGCCGGCTGCTAGAGTCGCGCTCCATGAGCGAGCGCCGCCTGCGGTCGATCGTCGCCGCTTACCTGCTCGCCTTCGTCGGCATCGTGGCGTTCAGCTTCCTGGCGCTGCTCCTGGTCCGCGCGATGTACCCGGACGGCTCGCCGGCGGAGCTGACCCAGGGGTTGCCCGCGCTCCTCGCCGGCACGCTCGCTTCCGCCACCGCCCTGTTGCTCACCATCGTCATCGTGTTGCGTCCTCTCGACGCCGCGGCGCTCAGGCTCCTGCCCGGCCGGGAAACGGGGCCGTCGCTGGCGGCGATGATCCTGGGCACGCTGGCGCTAGGCCAGACGCTCGATTCCGCCGTGGCCCTGCTCGGCCTGACCAACCGCGGGGCGATGGCGGTCATCAGACGCGCCCTGGAAGGCGCCGCAGGGCCCGAGCTGTTCCTCGCCGTGCTGGTGATCGGGGTGATCGCGGGCGGGGCCGAAGAAGCGTTCTTCCGCGGATATCTGCAGACGAGCCTGCGCGAGCACGTGTCCGCCGTCACGGCGATCGTGCTCACCAGCCTCGGCTTCGCGGTGTTCCACCTGGACTGGGTGCACGGGGCGCTGGCGTTCGGGCTGGGTCTGTGGCTGGGCTACATCACCGAGCGGACGGGCAGCGCCCTGCCGGCCTGCGCCTGTCACATGGTCAACAACGCGCTCTTCACGCTCCTCACGGCGTTCGGCGTGACGATCGAGGGCATCGCCTCCAATGCCATCCTGGGTGCGACCAGCCTCATCGTGTTCGCCGGCTGCGCGGTGATCGTGACGCGCCTGCCGGACTGAGCGCGCCCCAAGGAGACTCGGATGAAGCTCGGGTTGAGTCCGCTGCAGGCCGGCGGCGACTTCGAGGAGACGATCCAGGAGTGCGAGCGCGCCGAGGCGGCGGGGTTCGACTCCGTGTGGCTGGGCGAGCACCACAACAACCCGGTGCTCTACCCGACCCCGCTCATCGGGCTGGCCGCCATCGCCAGCCGAACGCGGCGGCTTCGCCTGGGGACCGGGGTCCTGCTGGCGCCCCTCTATCACCCGCTGACCGTGGCCGAGCAGGCCGCGATGGTCGACGTCATCTCGCGCGGCCGTCTGATCCTCGGGGTCGGCGCGGGCTACGCTCCCGAGGAGTTCGCCGCCTTCGGCGTGTCGCTGAAGGAGCGCGGCAGCCGGATGGACGAGGCCATGTCGCTCATCGACCGGCTCCTCTCCGAGGAGAAGGTGACCCATGCCGGGCGCCACTATCGGGTCACGGAGGCCACGGTGGCGCCGCGCCCCGTGCAACGCCCGAGGCCGCCGATCTGGTTCGCGGGCTGGGTGGAGCCGGCCATCCGGCGCGCCGGGCGCATGGGGGATGCGTGGCTGGGCGGACCGTCGGCGAGGCTGGACGAGCTGGCCGCCTGCGTGCGGCTGTATCGGCAGGCGCGGGCGGCGGCCGGTCGTGATGCCGCGGGGGGCGAGCTGGCGCTGATGCGCTACGTCCACGTGGCCGAGAGCTCGGAGCGAGCGCGCGCGATCGCCGGCCCGGCGTTCGTCCGCTCGTTCGAATCGCTGTATTTCCGGTGGCCGCACCCCGTGGTCAAGCGCCCCGCCGGCGAGCTGAGCATCGAGCGCTTGAGCGAGGATCGGATCATCCTGGGCGATCCCGAAAGCTGCATCCGCCAGATCGAGCGCTTTCGAACGGCGCTGGGTGTCACCCACCTCATCTGCCGCATGTCGGTCCCGGGCATATCGCGCGAAGCGGCCCGCGCGGCGCTGGACCTGTTCACCCGCGAGGTCATGCCGGCCCTGGCGTGAGCTGATTTGCGCTCGGTCCCCGCAGGGCGGTAGGCTGGGGGCGCTCCAGGAGGCGCGAATGGGATTGGGTGGGAAGGTCGCGATCGTCGGCAGCGGCGTGATCAAGTACGGGGAGAACTTCCACCAGAGCCTCACCGACATGATCTACGAGGCCGTCTCGCTGGCCCTGGCGGATGCCGGGATGGAACGGGGCCGGCTGCAAGCGGCCTGGCTGGGCTGCTACGAGCCGATGCTCTACGGGTTCGAGGGCAACTCCGGTACGTTCGTGTCCGATCCCCTCAACCTGGCTCCGATCCCGGTGACGCGGGTCGCCGCGTACTGTGCCACCGGCATCGAAGCCGTCCGCAACGCCGCGCTCGCCGTGGCTTCCGGTGAGTACGACGTGGTCCTGGCCGTGGGCGCCGAGAAGATGCGTGAGGTGCCCTCGCGGGGCAGCCTGGTGGCCCAGGCCGTCACCCGCGGCCATCCCGTGCTGAGCAAGGGCCGGACGGCGCCCGGGATGTTCGCGCTCCTGGCCACGCGCTACTTCCGCGAGTACGGCGCCTCCGAGGAGGCCCTCTGCGCCGTGGCGATGAAGAACCACTATCACGGCTCCCTGAACCCCAAGGCGCACTTCCAGAAGGAGATCACCGCGGAGCAGCACGCGCGCGCGCCCAAGGTGGCCGAGCCGCTGGGACTCTTCGACTGCTGCCCCACCACCGACGGGGCGGCCGCCCTCATCTTGACCCGCGCCGACCTGGCGCCCACGCTGACCGAGCGCTACACGGTGCTGCGCGGGATCGCCTACGCGGTGACCGCGGGCTACTGGAACACGCAGTTCGATCCCTCGTGGGCCTTCACCTCCTTCCGGGCGACGCAGGAGGCGGCCCGGGCCGCCTACCGGATGGCGGGTATCAGCGATCCGGCCAGCGAGATCCACGTCGCCGAGTGCCACGACTGCTTCACGATCACCGAGATCATCAACTACGAGGACCTCGGCTTCGCCCGTCCCGGCGAGGGCTGGAAGCTGGCCACCAGCGGCGCCACCCGGCTGGACGGCGAACTGCCGGTGAACACCTCGGGTGGACTGAAGTCGTGCGGCCATCCGATCGGCTCGTCCGGCGTGCGCATGATCGCCAACATCCACGACCAGCTCCTGGGCCGCGCCGGCCGGATGCAGGTGAAGGGGGCGCGCGTCGGGCTGGCTCACAACCTGGGCGGCCCCGGCGCGGTCTCCGCGGTCGCGGTCCTCGGCCAGCCCTAGCCCGTCGCCCGCGCGGAGGACCCATGGCCGAGCTGACGCGCCGATACGCCGTGATGCCGCTCGCGACCCCGGCCCCGTTCGACCTGCAAGACCCGGATGCGCCCTTCGTCCTCAAGCCCTGGAAAGATCCGGCGGCGCTGCTCGCGCTCCGCACCTACCGGGACCACTGCCACCCCGAGCTGGCCCGCGAGATCGACGCGTGGATCGTGGTGGTGGAGTCCGGGCCGGTGATCCGGGGCGACGTGGGTCGCCGTAACGAGCCGTACGCGTCCGGTCGCGGGCGCGCCGCTCGACGCCC
Protein-coding regions in this window:
- a CDS encoding LLM class flavin-dependent oxidoreductase, translated to MKLGLSPLQAGGDFEETIQECERAEAAGFDSVWLGEHHNNPVLYPTPLIGLAAIASRTRRLRLGTGVLLAPLYHPLTVAEQAAMVDVISRGRLILGVGAGYAPEEFAAFGVSLKERGSRMDEAMSLIDRLLSEEKVTHAGRHYRVTEATVAPRPVQRPRPPIWFAGWVEPAIRRAGRMGDAWLGGPSARLDELAACVRLYRQARAAAGRDAAGGELALMRYVHVAESSERARAIAGPAFVRSFESLYFRWPHPVVKRPAGELSIERLSEDRIILGDPESCIRQIERFRTALGVTHLICRMSVPGISREAARAALDLFTREVMPALA
- a CDS encoding type II CAAX endopeptidase family protein; its protein translation is MSERRLRSIVAAYLLAFVGIVAFSFLALLLVRAMYPDGSPAELTQGLPALLAGTLASATALLLTIVIVLRPLDAAALRLLPGRETGPSLAAMILGTLALGQTLDSAVALLGLTNRGAMAVIRRALEGAAGPELFLAVLVIGVIAGGAEEAFFRGYLQTSLREHVSAVTAIVLTSLGFAVFHLDWVHGALAFGLGLWLGYITERTGSALPACACHMVNNALFTLLTAFGVTIEGIASNAILGATSLIVFAGCAVIVTRLPD
- a CDS encoding acetyl-CoA acetyltransferase — translated: MGLGGKVAIVGSGVIKYGENFHQSLTDMIYEAVSLALADAGMERGRLQAAWLGCYEPMLYGFEGNSGTFVSDPLNLAPIPVTRVAAYCATGIEAVRNAALAVASGEYDVVLAVGAEKMREVPSRGSLVAQAVTRGHPVLSKGRTAPGMFALLATRYFREYGASEEALCAVAMKNHYHGSLNPKAHFQKEITAEQHARAPKVAEPLGLFDCCPTTDGAAALILTRADLAPTLTERYTVLRGIAYAVTAGYWNTQFDPSWAFTSFRATQEAARAAYRMAGISDPASEIHVAECHDCFTITEIINYEDLGFARPGEGWKLATSGATRLDGELPVNTSGGLKSCGHPIGSSGVRMIANIHDQLLGRAGRMQVKGARVGLAHNLGGPGAVSAVAVLGQP